A stretch of Spirosoma oryzicola DNA encodes these proteins:
- a CDS encoding peptidylprolyl isomerase — protein sequence MPTFVLLIAYILSFSAPPKPPKTYPVGQIKTSMGEILFWLYDETPTHKASFVKLANQNYWDTLTFNRVIKNFVAQGGCPDTPAGFADSPYLLKPEFRPTIRHVYGAVGAGRDGNPEMLSAGCQFYIVQNKKGEHRLDDKYTVFGQVFKGMDVVDAIVAVKTDSTNTPLSPIKLDVNVINLTAGELKKLGYAVK from the coding sequence ATGCCAACGTTCGTTCTTCTAATCGCCTACATCCTGTCATTTTCCGCACCGCCGAAGCCACCAAAGACCTATCCGGTTGGGCAGATTAAAACCAGTATGGGCGAAATTCTCTTTTGGCTGTACGACGAGACACCCACTCACAAAGCCAGTTTTGTTAAGCTAGCTAACCAGAATTATTGGGATACGCTGACATTTAACCGGGTGATCAAAAATTTTGTCGCGCAGGGTGGTTGCCCGGATACACCGGCTGGTTTTGCTGATTCGCCGTACCTACTGAAACCAGAATTTCGACCAACGATCCGGCACGTTTACGGAGCGGTGGGAGCCGGACGCGACGGTAACCCGGAAATGCTATCGGCAGGTTGCCAGTTCTACATTGTACAGAACAAAAAAGGCGAACACCGTCTCGACGATAAGTACACGGTTTTTGGGCAGGTTTTCAAAGGAATGGACGTAGTAGACGCGATTGTCGCCGTGAAGACCGACTCGACAAATACGCCACTATCACCGATAAAACTTGATGTCAACGTAATTAACCTGACAGCTGGTGAATTGAAAAAGCTCGGCTACGCAGTGAAGTGA